A region from the Paenibacillus humicola genome encodes:
- the accB gene encoding acetyl-CoA carboxylase biotin carboxyl carrier protein, protein MFKLSEIKELIKLVDQTSVHELEIENEGARLFIRKPGKAEAVNVQAAPVVPTYIPEAPAAAAAVQAAAEPAVSRPAEKADNVLQIVSPMVGTFYRASSPDADPFVNIGDRIGEKTVVCILEAMKLMNELEAEVRGEIVDILVENGQLVEFGQPLFLVKPE, encoded by the coding sequence GTGTTCAAGCTTAGCGAGATTAAAGAATTGATCAAGCTGGTCGATCAAACTTCCGTACATGAACTCGAAATCGAAAATGAAGGCGCAAGGCTGTTCATCCGCAAGCCCGGCAAAGCCGAGGCGGTGAATGTGCAGGCTGCGCCCGTCGTTCCCACATATATACCGGAGGCGCCCGCTGCCGCAGCGGCGGTTCAGGCTGCCGCAGAGCCCGCCGTTTCCCGGCCTGCGGAGAAAGCCGACAACGTCCTGCAAATCGTATCGCCGATGGTCGGCACCTTTTACCGCGCTTCGTCGCCGGATGCCGACCCGTTTGTCAATATCGGCGACCGCATAGGCGAGAAAACGGTCGTGTGCATCCTCGAAGCAATGAAGCTCATGAACGAGCTGGAAGCCGAGGTGCGCGGCGAAATCGTCGACATTCTCGTCGAGAACGGACAGCTCGTCGAATTCGGGCAGCCGCTGTTTCTGGTTAAACCGGAATAA